The Candidatus Thiodiazotropha endoloripes genome has a window encoding:
- a CDS encoding peroxiredoxin — MLNPGDQAPSFELPDSDMHIIRSGQFLGEQNLVIYFYPKDDTTGCTIEAVELSDLTDEFTELDTQVIGISRDNCVSHAAFRDKHGLTVQLLADTEGEVCKAYDVWREKEKNGEKRMGILRSTFIIDKQGIITHALYDIKPKGHAAQVIDLIREIT, encoded by the coding sequence ATGCTCAACCCTGGAGATCAAGCGCCATCCTTTGAGTTACCCGATTCGGACATGCATATCATCCGCTCCGGTCAATTTCTCGGAGAGCAGAATCTGGTGATCTACTTCTATCCCAAGGATGACACCACAGGCTGCACCATTGAGGCTGTTGAATTATCTGATTTAACGGATGAGTTTACCGAACTTGACACTCAGGTGATCGGAATCAGCCGGGATAACTGTGTCAGTCATGCTGCCTTTCGTGACAAGCACGGCCTAACGGTCCAGCTTCTGGCAGATACCGAGGGTGAAGTGTGCAAGGCCTACGACGTCTGGCGGGAGAAGGAGAAAAACGGTGAAAAACGCATGGGAATACTGCGTTCCACCTTCATTATCGATAAACAGGGCATCATCACGCACGCACTTTATGATATAAAACCCAAAGGCCACGCCGCACAAGTAATTGACCTAATTAGGGAAATCACCTAA
- a CDS encoding hybrid sensor histidine kinase/response regulator, which translates to MKLRTKILIVLFLFGFAPLTAMVLTNLPFVLERLEFFYHKAYLQNLRADFRDLDEHLASRNEMLRLLAKLPEPGLILGQQQDGDNGKIDVARVRYTEWINRILQDHQDIFQILFLDLRGNPRYWLELNHRTRQWEPTIKKPDMPSETFFKSNVNQEFGRVAASKISLNPNVAHLDPRRFMTLRMISPILGPDSNDRVTTLGAVVINIDVGGMARAYRNTLWVTNDGNYLEQRLRGIDKAQAFEDFSGLQSLFEEGNLTLWEGRGRQVIWVPLFTTEGSGPLWVGRPVDPSPLDKFRNVLVARVMTIVLVALVILLLVARWIALRGEQFGERLRDGMERVLRQDDAVRFDWRGSSEIKQLGQQLTELAETHAQQARQQRQHAQQLEESNRYKSQFLANVSHELRTPLNSILLLSKMLNETNQQLSKEQQKQLQVIHEAGQDLRTLIDNILDLSRIEAGRASFTVQQISLRALLDDLIDLVKPQFDAHGLFLKLEIDDQLPETFLSDQEKVRQILKNFLSNALKFTQTGGATLSARLSQDPDQQPICLTVEDSGIGIASDKQELIFEAFKQADGSTNRQYGGSGLGLSISRELARLLGAEITLQSEEGQGSRFTLCLPTAFDYAAHPSSQVEHYEANQETDLVRRSKPTPIAEPIADRATAQFTGHRILVVDDDLQSLLALTPQLEAWGFEVVAAGDGQEAIETLNEDQDFSLILMDIMMPELDGYDTIRHIREKMGLTELGIIVLSAKNAAQDRSKSLDAGANEILAKPVDTEHLKLVFSTYLG; encoded by the coding sequence GTGAAACTCCGAACCAAGATCCTGATTGTCCTGTTTCTGTTCGGTTTTGCACCTTTGACCGCCATGGTGCTCACCAATCTGCCGTTTGTACTCGAACGGCTTGAGTTCTTTTACCATAAAGCCTATCTGCAGAATCTCAGAGCTGACTTTCGCGACCTGGATGAACATCTTGCCAGTCGAAACGAAATGCTGCGCCTGCTGGCCAAACTGCCGGAGCCCGGCCTGATCCTCGGACAGCAGCAGGATGGGGATAACGGCAAGATCGACGTGGCACGGGTGCGCTACACCGAGTGGATCAACCGGATCCTGCAGGATCACCAGGACATCTTTCAGATTCTGTTTCTCGACCTGCGGGGCAATCCCCGTTACTGGTTGGAACTGAACCATCGCACCCGCCAATGGGAACCGACCATCAAAAAACCCGACATGCCCTCGGAGACCTTCTTCAAGAGCAATGTCAATCAGGAGTTTGGCCGGGTCGCGGCAAGTAAGATCAGTCTCAACCCCAATGTCGCCCATCTCGACCCCCGCCGCTTCATGACCTTGCGTATGATCAGCCCGATTCTCGGTCCTGACAGTAATGATCGCGTGACCACGCTCGGTGCGGTGGTGATCAATATCGATGTGGGAGGCATGGCAAGGGCCTACCGCAACACCTTGTGGGTAACCAATGACGGCAACTACCTTGAACAACGCCTCAGGGGAATCGACAAGGCTCAGGCGTTTGAAGACTTCAGTGGCCTGCAAAGCCTGTTCGAAGAGGGCAACCTGACTCTGTGGGAGGGCCGGGGCCGACAGGTTATCTGGGTGCCACTCTTCACCACGGAGGGTTCAGGCCCCCTCTGGGTCGGACGTCCTGTGGATCCCTCTCCGCTGGATAAATTCCGCAATGTGCTGGTCGCCAGAGTGATGACCATCGTGCTGGTTGCACTGGTCATACTCCTCCTGGTGGCACGTTGGATTGCGTTGCGTGGAGAGCAGTTTGGCGAGCGACTCAGAGACGGTATGGAGCGGGTGCTCAGGCAGGACGATGCGGTGCGCTTCGATTGGCGCGGCTCCAGTGAGATCAAACAGCTGGGCCAGCAACTGACGGAACTCGCGGAAACCCATGCCCAGCAGGCCCGACAGCAGCGACAACATGCTCAACAACTGGAGGAGTCGAATCGTTACAAATCACAGTTTCTTGCCAATGTGAGTCATGAACTGAGAACCCCGCTCAACTCAATCCTGCTACTCTCCAAGATGCTCAACGAGACCAATCAACAGCTGAGCAAGGAGCAACAGAAACAGCTACAGGTGATCCATGAGGCGGGCCAGGATCTACGCACACTGATCGACAATATCCTCGACCTTTCCAGAATCGAAGCCGGACGCGCCAGCTTCACTGTGCAGCAGATCTCCCTGCGTGCACTGCTGGATGACCTGATCGATCTGGTAAAGCCCCAGTTTGATGCTCATGGCCTCTTTCTCAAGCTGGAGATCGATGATCAACTGCCCGAGACCTTCCTCTCTGACCAGGAAAAAGTGCGGCAGATTCTGAAGAATTTTCTCTCCAACGCCTTGAAATTCACCCAAACCGGCGGTGCCACCCTGAGCGCCCGGCTCAGTCAGGACCCGGACCAGCAACCCATCTGCCTGACGGTGGAGGATAGCGGCATCGGCATCGCCAGCGACAAACAGGAGCTGATCTTTGAAGCATTCAAACAGGCCGACGGTTCCACCAACAGACAGTATGGTGGCAGTGGACTGGGCTTGAGTATCAGTCGGGAACTGGCAAGACTTTTGGGCGCAGAGATCACCCTGCAGAGCGAAGAAGGCCAAGGCTCCAGATTCACCCTCTGCCTGCCAACGGCATTCGATTACGCAGCGCACCCCAGCTCTCAAGTCGAGCACTACGAAGCCAACCAAGAGACGGATCTGGTGCGCAGGTCGAAACCGACTCCCATTGCAGAGCCAATCGCGGATAGAGCAACCGCCCAATTCACCGGCCACCGTATCCTGGTGGTCGACGACGATCTGCAGAGTCTGCTGGCGCTGACCCCGCAACTGGAGGCCTGGGGATTCGAGGTAGTGGCTGCCGGAGATGGCCAGGAGGCGATTGAAACGCTCAATGAAGATCAGGATTTCAGCCTGATTCTGATGGACATCATGATGCCTGAACTGGACGGCTATGATACGATCAGACATATCCGTGAGAAGATGGGACTGACTGAATTGGGTATCATCGTTCTCAGCGCCAAGAATGCGGCACAAGACCGCAGTAAAAGCCTGGATGCCGGTGCCAACGAGATACTTGCGAAACCCGTGGATACGGAACACCTCAAATTGGTCTTCAGTACCTATCTGGGGTAG
- a CDS encoding ArsR/SmtB family transcription factor, with amino-acid sequence MNEPLDPRPSEQEDTSLTANALKAMAHPLRWKILCSLGENELSVGEIVERTGTSQSNISQHLEQLRNKNIVVSRKEANRIYYRIRNHQLLELIGIMRNVLCPANLDDRYPR; translated from the coding sequence ATGAACGAGCCGCTTGATCCTCGCCCTTCCGAACAGGAAGACACTTCGCTGACAGCTAATGCGCTCAAGGCCATGGCACATCCATTAAGATGGAAAATACTCTGTTCACTCGGGGAAAACGAACTCTCTGTCGGGGAGATTGTGGAACGCACCGGCACCTCGCAGAGCAATATATCCCAACACCTGGAACAGTTGCGCAACAAGAATATCGTCGTCTCCCGCAAAGAGGCGAACCGGATCTACTACCGGATCCGCAACCACCAGTTGCTCGAACTGATCGGCATCATGCGTAATGTGCTGTGTCCGGCAAATCTTGATGACCGCTACCCAAGATAG
- a CDS encoding EAL domain-containing protein has protein sequence MNSVKFIAALIFLIGAEASLLLFDYWREIDHQLERAEATRQTAVTTALKSYRRIIEVFYRDRFNQPPTASLLAAASSDDKQQSELRSRLFQRFITSYKHLQQEGIHGLQFILPDGRVFLRFDQPGKFGDKVIEHRPMLQGVLNGFPQGGMLEYDPANPSHRFAFPIIHQDRMVGIIDFGVAFEAIRKTLNQLSTMRDTHFLLVLKQDLYETVTNPQLYPRYRTTRINPSLLLEVTRQNHDQLRSLNKIEAQLETNASLHLALDQNQDFTEEVCIKADECFIVSLQALWDNRQMANGYILSYSAVTELRNLRSKHLTLFLIGIILTSLALYAFNHWLQTNKRLQTISDHMAEGMYVTDTKGNINYVNPKACAILKYKKHQLLGQNAHQLFHCNEQGKSLANQPCVILQHNLSGDHCNSEELHFKCHDGRTIRTSIVCSPTWTNGSLTGSVVLFRDITREHETKRRQYRSDIALNSLAEGVMVTDADANIEAVNKAFSLITGYQEEEVLGKRPNILKSGQHDDLFYEEMWDRLILDGHWEGEIWNRRKNGQIYPELLRITSVLGKAGSVSSYVATFSDVTEKRQHEMALHNLAYTDPLTQLHNRAAFLEMFDHALAHTERRHTQCALLYLDLDRFKKINDTLGHDMGDKVLQISAERLNQAVRNNDEVARLGGDEFIVLLEDIHQDDAPARVARKIISLLSQPINLEPHTLHITTSIGIAIYPDDGNDTTTLLKNADTAMYMAKREGRNGYHYFTKAMAKKEENRFKLEIDLHTALMNDEFLLRYQPKVDLYSGETAGFEALLYWQHPQRGLLSAGEFLSVAHDAGVMREITHWVINEACSQMHSWLDQGLNPGRMAINIDTHTFNSSDAYDQICRTVEMSGVSPHKIELEIAESGLLEKPFDDPFWDQLVDLGFTLSIDDFGTGVSSLYRLKRLPVTTLKIDQSFIQNIEHDEQDRSIICTVIAMGKSLGLNILAEGVENHRQLHFLCEIGCDEGQGHLFSRPQPPLVITELLSSNHYKQLVEVSANH, from the coding sequence TTGAATTCCGTTAAATTCATAGCGGCCTTGATCTTCCTGATTGGTGCGGAGGCCAGTCTGCTGCTTTTTGACTATTGGCGGGAGATCGATCATCAGCTTGAGCGGGCCGAGGCAACCCGTCAGACAGCCGTTACCACCGCTCTGAAAAGCTATCGGCGGATTATCGAAGTTTTCTATAGAGATCGGTTCAATCAGCCACCGACAGCGTCCCTGCTGGCGGCGGCAAGCAGCGACGACAAACAACAGAGCGAGTTACGCAGCCGTCTCTTTCAGCGCTTCATCACAAGCTATAAACACCTGCAGCAAGAGGGTATCCATGGCCTGCAATTCATACTCCCAGACGGTCGGGTCTTTCTACGCTTCGATCAACCCGGGAAATTTGGTGACAAGGTTATTGAGCATCGTCCGATGTTGCAGGGGGTATTGAATGGATTCCCCCAGGGCGGAATGCTCGAATATGATCCAGCCAATCCAAGCCACAGATTCGCCTTTCCGATCATACATCAGGATCGGATGGTGGGGATCATCGATTTCGGAGTCGCCTTCGAAGCGATTCGCAAAACTCTCAACCAATTGAGTACTATGCGTGACACCCATTTCCTGCTGGTTTTAAAACAGGATCTGTATGAAACGGTAACCAATCCCCAGCTGTATCCACGCTATCGGACAACAAGAATCAATCCCAGTCTGCTGCTCGAAGTGACAAGGCAGAATCATGACCAGCTCCGCTCACTGAACAAAATCGAGGCTCAGCTGGAGACGAACGCGTCACTCCATCTTGCACTGGATCAGAATCAGGACTTCACCGAGGAGGTCTGCATTAAAGCCGATGAGTGTTTCATCGTCAGCCTGCAGGCGCTTTGGGACAACCGGCAGATGGCTAATGGCTATATTCTCAGTTACTCCGCCGTTACTGAACTGCGCAACCTCCGCAGCAAACACCTGACCCTTTTTTTGATCGGCATCATACTCACATCCCTCGCACTCTACGCCTTCAATCATTGGTTACAGACCAACAAACGACTGCAGACAATTTCCGATCATATGGCGGAGGGGATGTACGTAACCGACACCAAAGGCAACATCAACTACGTCAATCCCAAAGCCTGTGCCATTCTAAAGTATAAAAAGCATCAGCTGCTTGGGCAGAATGCCCATCAGCTGTTCCATTGCAATGAGCAAGGCAAATCGCTGGCGAATCAACCCTGCGTGATTCTGCAGCACAATCTCAGCGGCGATCACTGTAACAGTGAAGAGTTGCACTTCAAATGCCACGACGGCAGAACCATCCGCACCAGCATCGTCTGCTCGCCGACCTGGACAAACGGTAGCCTAACCGGATCTGTGGTGCTGTTTCGCGACATTACCCGGGAACATGAAACCAAGCGCAGACAATACCGCAGCGATATCGCCTTGAACTCTCTGGCGGAAGGGGTAATGGTCACTGATGCCGATGCAAACATCGAAGCCGTCAATAAAGCGTTCAGCCTGATCACGGGTTACCAGGAAGAGGAGGTTCTCGGCAAGCGGCCCAACATCCTCAAGTCAGGCCAGCATGATGACCTTTTTTATGAGGAGATGTGGGACCGACTCATTCTTGATGGCCATTGGGAAGGAGAGATCTGGAATCGCCGCAAAAACGGGCAGATCTATCCGGAGTTGTTGCGCATCACCAGCGTTCTGGGAAAAGCGGGCAGTGTCAGCTCCTATGTGGCAACTTTCAGTGATGTGACGGAGAAGCGCCAACATGAGATGGCGTTGCACAATCTGGCCTATACCGATCCACTTACCCAGTTGCATAATCGTGCCGCCTTCCTGGAGATGTTCGATCATGCCTTGGCACACACCGAACGCCGTCATACCCAATGCGCCCTGCTCTATCTCGACCTGGATCGTTTCAAAAAAATCAATGACACCCTGGGCCATGACATGGGTGACAAGGTTCTGCAGATAAGCGCCGAGCGACTCAACCAGGCAGTGCGCAACAATGATGAGGTGGCACGTCTCGGCGGTGATGAGTTCATCGTCTTGTTGGAAGACATTCACCAGGATGACGCGCCGGCCAGAGTCGCTCGAAAAATCATCAGTCTGCTGAGCCAGCCGATCAATCTGGAACCTCACACGCTGCATATCACCACCAGCATCGGCATCGCCATCTATCCGGATGACGGCAATGACACCACCACCCTGTTAAAAAATGCTGATACAGCCATGTATATGGCCAAACGTGAGGGACGAAACGGCTATCACTACTTCACCAAGGCGATGGCGAAAAAAGAGGAAAATCGTTTCAAACTCGAAATCGACCTCCATACCGCGCTGATGAATGACGAATTTCTGCTGCGTTATCAACCCAAGGTCGACCTCTACTCAGGTGAGACGGCCGGCTTCGAAGCCCTGCTCTACTGGCAACATCCGCAGCGTGGGCTGTTGTCCGCAGGTGAGTTCCTCAGTGTTGCCCACGATGCGGGAGTGATGCGGGAGATCACCCACTGGGTGATCAATGAAGCCTGCAGTCAGATGCACTCCTGGCTGGATCAGGGCCTGAACCCTGGCCGCATGGCAATCAATATCGACACCCACACCTTCAACAGCAGTGACGCCTACGATCAGATCTGTCGCACCGTTGAAATGAGCGGCGTCAGCCCACACAAAATCGAACTTGAAATTGCTGAAAGCGGTCTGCTGGAGAAGCCCTTCGACGACCCTTTCTGGGATCAACTGGTGGACCTCGGGTTCACCCTCTCGATCGATGATTTCGGCACTGGCGTCTCCTCACTCTATCGCCTCAAACGCCTGCCGGTCACAACCCTGAAGATCGACCAGTCATTCATCCAGAATATTGAGCATGATGAACAGGACCGCAGCATTATCTGTACGGTGATTGCGATGGGCAAAAGCCTGGGATTGAATATACTGGCGGAGGGTGTGGAAAACCACAGACAGCTTCACTTTCTCTGTGAGATCGGCTGTGACGAAGGCCAGGGCCATCTATTCTCCAGACCCCAGCCGCCGCTGGTGATCACTGAACTGCTCTCTTCAAACCACTATAAACAACTGGTTGAAGTATCCGCCAATCATTGA
- a CDS encoding SlyX family protein — protein MDEHIVELESRIAFQDEAIHSLSETLAQQQEKIDGLTVALEALKEKLKALEPSPLQSSEAEPPPPHY, from the coding sequence ATGGATGAGCACATTGTAGAACTGGAGAGTCGAATTGCCTTTCAGGACGAGGCAATCCACTCCCTGAGTGAAACCCTAGCCCAGCAGCAGGAAAAAATTGACGGCTTAACAGTGGCGCTTGAAGCGCTGAAAGAGAAGCTGAAAGCACTGGAGCCATCACCGCTACAATCTTCAGAAGCCGAGCCACCGCCGCCGCACTATTGA
- a CDS encoding XrtA/PEP-CTERM system-associated ATPase: MYDDFYKLEGKPFQLTPDHKFFFNSKGHNRAMAYLRYGLEQGEGFIVITGGIGTGKTTLVRNLFDELSSMNVMAAQLVTTQVDPEDMLRMVCASFGLAHEGLNKATLLHNLEAIARARHAEGKQMLLVVDEAQNLPARSVEELRMLSNFQVNNRALVQTFLLGQEEFKRTLQSPGMEQVRQRIIASYHLDPLSVEETEKYILHRLQLVGWQQDPIFADGVFKMIFEFTGGVPRRINAMCDRLMLFGCLEEMHELNKDAVLSVIEELEQEVSFNPPVDEKQQGPQLASVSPLHPGAAGNNNQAVAPQQAAQPMADAEELIYRIQDLEKEISTLKKTQRNEQKLLRKAILLQMDLDEYDDID, encoded by the coding sequence ATGTACGATGATTTTTACAAACTGGAGGGTAAACCCTTCCAGCTGACTCCGGATCACAAGTTTTTCTTCAACAGTAAGGGACATAACCGTGCCATGGCCTACTTACGCTATGGCCTGGAGCAGGGTGAGGGTTTCATCGTCATTACCGGAGGAATCGGAACTGGCAAGACGACCCTGGTACGCAATCTGTTCGATGAGCTGAGTAGCATGAATGTCATGGCGGCTCAATTGGTTACGACTCAGGTTGACCCGGAAGATATGTTGAGGATGGTGTGCGCCTCTTTCGGTCTGGCCCACGAAGGTCTCAACAAAGCAACCCTGCTGCACAATCTCGAAGCTATCGCCCGTGCCCGTCATGCAGAGGGCAAGCAGATGCTGCTGGTGGTGGATGAGGCGCAGAACCTGCCAGCCAGGTCTGTTGAAGAGCTGCGTATGCTGTCCAATTTCCAGGTCAACAACCGGGCCTTGGTGCAGACATTTCTACTCGGTCAGGAGGAGTTTAAGCGAACCCTGCAGAGTCCGGGGATGGAACAGGTCCGGCAGCGGATTATCGCCTCCTATCATCTGGATCCGCTGAGTGTGGAAGAGACTGAAAAGTATATCCTGCATCGTCTGCAACTGGTTGGCTGGCAGCAGGACCCCATCTTCGCTGACGGGGTGTTCAAGATGATTTTTGAATTCACCGGCGGTGTGCCCCGGCGTATCAATGCGATGTGTGACCGACTGATGCTGTTCGGTTGTCTGGAAGAGATGCATGAGCTGAATAAAGATGCTGTGCTCTCTGTGATCGAGGAGCTGGAGCAGGAGGTCAGCTTCAATCCGCCGGTTGATGAGAAGCAGCAGGGGCCCCAGCTGGCATCGGTATCACCACTGCATCCCGGCGCGGCAGGTAACAATAATCAGGCGGTCGCGCCACAGCAGGCTGCTCAGCCAATGGCCGATGCGGAAGAGCTCATCTATCGTATTCAGGATTTGGAGAAGGAGATCAGTACCCTGAAGAAGACCCAGCGAAATGAACAGAAGTTGCTGCGCAAGGCGATACTGCTGCAGATGGACCTGGATGAGTATGACGATATCGATTGA
- a CDS encoding response regulator, translating to MKRYSGFKLLIVDDHEHNLFTLRTLVQRYMDVEILEATSGQQALDIAIKDPAIDLIILDVQMPEMDGFQTASMLKIRQKTKHIPIIFLTAAFKTEEFQQKGYEVGGVDYLLKPIDDNQLLNKISTYFRLIEKERELNKILEQKVAERTEELASAKQHLENIITHMGEALLVLNPQGEIESANPAACRMLDYNEADLLQLSIGDVFEEEEEEQAGAFFGTWLEALIRTGALSRIEARFIAKDGRRVPILFSRTAVKNSNDEIQHIICIAKDMTGYVREIDITSSASQGV from the coding sequence ATGAAAAGATACTCAGGTTTCAAACTGCTCATCGTGGATGACCACGAACATAACCTGTTTACGCTTCGTACCCTGGTGCAGCGTTATATGGATGTGGAGATACTGGAAGCAACCTCCGGTCAGCAGGCACTCGATATAGCCATCAAGGATCCAGCGATCGATCTCATCATACTTGATGTACAGATGCCTGAGATGGACGGCTTTCAAACCGCATCGATGCTGAAAATCCGCCAAAAGACCAAGCATATTCCCATCATATTTCTTACCGCTGCGTTCAAAACAGAAGAGTTTCAGCAGAAAGGCTATGAAGTCGGCGGTGTCGACTATCTGCTCAAACCGATCGATGACAATCAGCTGCTGAACAAGATCAGTACCTACTTCCGTCTGATCGAAAAAGAGCGGGAGCTGAACAAGATTCTCGAACAGAAAGTCGCTGAACGAACTGAGGAACTCGCCTCTGCCAAACAGCACCTGGAGAACATCATCACCCACATGGGTGAAGCCCTGCTGGTACTCAATCCGCAGGGTGAGATCGAATCAGCCAATCCGGCCGCCTGCAGGATGCTCGATTACAATGAGGCTGATCTATTGCAACTCTCGATTGGCGACGTCTTCGAAGAGGAGGAAGAGGAGCAGGCCGGGGCTTTTTTCGGCACCTGGCTTGAAGCCCTGATCCGCACCGGTGCATTGAGCCGCATCGAGGCCAGATTTATCGCCAAGGACGGACGACGCGTACCGATTCTGTTTTCCCGCACGGCGGTCAAAAACAGCAACGACGAAATCCAGCATATAATATGTATTGCCAAAGACATGACCGGTTATGTGCGTGAAATTGATATAACCAGTTCCGCTTCCCAAGGAGTGTAA